A window of the Gossypium hirsutum isolate 1008001.06 chromosome A05, Gossypium_hirsutum_v2.1, whole genome shotgun sequence genome harbors these coding sequences:
- the LOC107961137 gene encoding uncharacterized protein: MESNSKRRGFFKGKLTPFYRAVKGVPTRQYSSKVKPNQGSSTSASISFRVHQDYMISQPKQISYIVPGDKNRENLSQIDNFFGVTGDESVDIKAATYISSVQERFKLETQNS, from the coding sequence ATGGAGTCCAACAGCAAGCGTCGAGGGTTCTTCAAGGGGAAACTGACGCCATTCTACCGAGCAGTTAAAGGGGTACCGACTAGGCAGTACAGCAGCAAGGTGAAGCCAAACCAAGGTTCTTCGACATCAGCTTCGATCAGCTTTCGAGTTCACCAGGATTACATGATTTCCCAACCAAAACAGATCTCATACATTGTACCAGGTGACAAGAACCGAGAAAATTTGAGCCAAATCGACAACTTCTTCGGCGTTactggtgatgaaagtgttgataTTAAGGCTGCTACTTACATCTCTTCTGTTCAAGAACGTTTCAAGCTTGAAACACAAAATTCTTAA
- the LOC121228961 gene encoding uncharacterized protein produces the protein MTSALPHDRISMWISLRRFLEVIDNKFPPTIQAEARKCWEVSDEITRCYMLASMTSTLYKQLESYKTTKAITLVKDHVITLMGYFAEAADNEENLDQNSQIEMVFKSLSKDFASFRAAYNLGNKNLMLKQLMM, from the exons ATGACAAGTGCACTACCCCACGATAGGATTTCTATGTGGATTTCACTGAGGAGATTTCTTGAAG TTATTGATAATAAGTTCCCACCGACCATTCAAGCTGAGGCTAGAAAATGCTGGGAAGTTTCTGATGAGATAACTCGTTGCTACATGCTGGCAAGCATGACTAGTACTCTGTATAAGCAACTGGAGAGCTATAAGACTACTAAA GCCATTACTTTGGTTAAAGACCATGTGATCACTCTTATGGGCTACTTTGCTGAAGCTGCGGACAATGAGGAAAATTTGGACCAGAACAGTCAAATTGAGATGGTGTTCAAAAGCTTGTCAAAGGATTTTGCTAGTTTTAGGGCTGCATATAATCTTGGAAACAAAAACTTGATGCTTAAACAACTTATGATGTAG
- the LOC107957032 gene encoding uncharacterized protein, giving the protein MSGDWGPVVVAVVLFVLCSPGLLFQLPGNKRAVEFANFQTSPISIFVHTIIFFGLVTIFVIAIGIHIYSGSNNKLSPLLPFPCCLFHFNTFIEGFLLVFETAYIIFLSRDIKQCLHYILLF; this is encoded by the coding sequence ATGTCGGGAGATTGGGGGCCTGTAGTGGTGGCAGTGGTGCTGTTTGTGTTGTGTTCACCAGGGTTGCTGTTTCAGCTGCCTGGAAACAAAAGAGCAGTGGAATTTGCTAACTTCCAGACGAGTCCAATCTCCATTTTTGTTCATACCATCATATTCTTTGGGCTAGTCACTATCTTTGTGATTGCTATTGGCATTCACATTTATTCAGGGTCGAATAATAAACTATCCCCTCTTCTTCCATTTCCATGCTGCTTGTTCCATTTTAACACTTTCATAGAGGGATTCTTATTAGTCTTCGAAACCGCCTACATAATTTTTCTTTCAAGAGATATCAAGCAATGCTTGCATTATATATTACTGTTTTAA
- the LOC107957035 gene encoding uncharacterized protein gives MKDWAAPFVAAALFAFISPGVILQIPGKNQPIGFMNMKTSVAAIFVHAVLYALFLILFLVVLHIHLYV, from the coding sequence atgaaagattgggCTGCTCCCTTCGTAGCTGCAGCACTGTTTGCATTTATATCACCAGGGGTAATCCTGCAAATCCCAGGGAAGAATCAACCCATCGGTTTTATGAACATGAAAACAAGTGTGGCTGCCATTTTTGTGCATGCTGTTCTCTATGCTTTGTTCCTCATCCTGTTCCTTGTTGTTCTTCATATCCACCTCTATGTCTAA